The Zavarzinella sp. sequence ACCGACTGCCTATTTTTTGCTCATCTTGCTGTTACGACGTACTCCCCTTGACAACATCGTTGTAATTCTTTCAAATAGACAAGACAGAAGCGTTCACGGACGAACCGAATGACAACACACCTTGAGTTACTCCAACAGATACAATCCAAATCAATCCGCGTGGGTGTAATTGGCCTCGGTTACGTGGGGCTGCCACTGATTCGTGCTTTTGCCGATGCTGGCCTGAAAACGCTTGGATTCGATATCGACACCAGAAAAGTCACCGCCTTGAATTCTGGTCAAAGTTACATTCGACAGATTCCCGATACCGATATCCAACGGATGCAATCGCGTGGGTTTGAAGCTACAGACCGCTACGACCGACTTGGCGAAGTCGATGTAGTGCTGATTTGCGTTCCCACCCCACTAACCGAATCTCGAGAGCCTGACCTGAAATATGTGGAAGAATCCACTTATGCTATTGCAGGCCAACTACGCCGCGGTCAACTGATTGTATTGGAAAGCACCACCTATCCGGGTACCACGCGGCAAGTGTGCCAACCTATCCTTGAACGCACCAATCTGCGTGCGGGCCACGATTTCTTTCTGGCCTTCAGCCCGGAACGTGAAGACCCGGGAAATCCCAAGCACGGCCTGGCTTCCATACCAAAAATTGTTGGTGGGTGCGACCTGAGGTCCAGCGAACTAGCCACTGCTCTGTACCAGACAATCGTACCCGAAGTGGTAACGGTAAGCTCTGCCGAAGTGGCGGAGGCTTCCAAAATCCTGGAAAACACCTACCGTGCGGTCAATATTGCACTCGTTAACGAAATGAAGATGCTTTATGACCGCATGGACATCAATGTCTGGGAAGTGATCGACGCCGCCAAAACAAAACCGTTCGGGTTTCAGGCGTTTTATCCGGGCCCTGGCCTGGGTGGGCACTGCATCCCGATTGATCCGTTCTACCTGACCTGGTTGGCACGAAAACATGGCATGAACACTCGTTTCATCGAGCTTGCAGGTGAAATCAACACCTCGATGCCGGAATACGTGGTGGCCCAGGTAATGGATCGCTTGAATGATGCCGGCAAAGCATTGAAAGGCAGCAAAATTATGCTGCTGGGCATGGCCTACAAAAAGAATGTCGACGACCCACGGGAGTCACCAGGATTCGAATTAATGAACCTGCTGCTCAAAAAGGGGGCGAAAGTTCAGTACCACGACCCGTATATCCCGGTGCTGCCCAAAATGCGACGCTGGCCGCACTTACGGATGGAAAGCTCCCCCTATCAGCGGGAAATTCTCGCCGCACAGGATGCCGTGATTGTTGTTACCGATCATAGCGACATTGACTACCAACTACTTTGCGATGCAGCACCGCTGGTGATTGATACTCGCAACGCCACGAAAAGCTGCCAGCACCACAATAATGTGTTCCGTGCGTAATTTTCGGCGAGCGTGTATTGCTCTCATGAAGAATTCATTTTTTCCTATACCTCCAACTATTTTCGTGGCTAGCCAACCAACCACCTGTACAAATATATAACAATTGAACAGTGAAAAAGTTTCACGAAAATTGCATTTTTTTTGAAAATCTTTTCAGTTAATCGGCGAAATGCTCTTATAGAATGACGAAGTTCCTATCTACTTGGGAGATTCACCAGTGAAATTGCTGAAAATTTTTGTGTGTATGGCAATCAGTTGGTTGACCGCAACCAATGTGCAAGCCGCCCCACCTGTCGCAGTCAGCAACGACAGCGTTTTTCTGACAGGCCAGCTTGCACCCGCTGAAAAAATTATGGGGCAAGTGAAAACGCTTGCCAAAAATCTGCTCGATGAAAAAACCCTGGAAATGGTGATGGGCGAGCTAGGGCAGTTTGATCTCAAAGATCAACTACCTGGATTTGATCCCACTAAGCCTATTGGCGTGTATGCTGTTGTTGATGCAAAAATACAACAACAGGATTTTTCCGGGAGTTATGTTGTATTTTTACTGCCAGTGACCGACGGCAAAAAGGTAATTGAATTCCTGACCCAACTGGGTGTAGAGTTCAAAAAGGCAGGTGATGGCTGGCAATTAGAAACAGAAGAAGAAGACTTTCCCCCCGTGATGGTTAAGGAAGCGAACAAGCATCTGTATGTTTCTGTGGGAGACAAAGCAGCACTTGATGAAAAGAAACTTCTCGACCCATCGAAGGTTTTCTATCCCAAGGAAACTGGTTTGGCATACTTCCGTATGAACAATGCCAAACTGCCAAAGGAACTGATGACAGGTGTGAAAGAACAGTTCCAACAAATTGAAGAAGCATTTGATGCGATTGGCTTTCCAGAAGAATTGCGGAAGGCAACGGTCAAATTGATCGAATACCTCGATGCAGAGAATGTGAAACAGTACACTCAGAGTGATTTTTCTGCTTTGCGGCTGGATCTGAACGAAAAAAATGGTGAACTGGTCATTGAAACGGTTGTACAACCAAAAAGTGGGACGCAACTGGCTTCCGATTATAAAGAACGCAAAACTTCCACGCACGAATTTGCAGAACTTGGTGGGAAAGATGCTGTTGCCAGAGCCTACGGCAAAATGCCCTACTTTGCCCCAGAACTGAGAGCTTTCTTTAAGGATTTGTACAACTTCGCTGGCCCTGCAATTTCCAAAACACTTTCTGAAGAAGGTGCTCCAGAAACTGCTCTGAAAGCTGTTGAAGAATTCTTCAAGAACATGAGCGCCACCGCTGAAATGGGCAACATGGATTTCGCATTTGCACTACAGGGACCAAATGCATCCAAGCATTACAACATTGTTGGGGCCTTGCGTTTAGCAAATACGGATGCGTTGGTCAAAGCATTGCGTGCTGCTGCCAAAGAAGTACCCCAGGAAATGCTGGTGCTCGATGCGGAAAAAGTGGGCAAGTATCCTGTTCATCACTTTATCATTCCTGAAGAGATCCCGCTGGAAGCACAGGCTATTTTTGGCAAAGAACCCAAAGTAGCCATCATGTTCACGGAAAATGGCTTATATGTGAGCTTCGGAGTAGATAACAAATCCGTTCTGGAAGCTGCCAGCAAACTGAAGGCGAAACCTGCACCCATTTTTGCAATGGAAATGAATACCAAAGCAGCAGTCGAGTTTGCAAAAACTGCTGGTGCTCCTCCTGAAATGTTCAAGGCACTTGAAAAAGTAATCAACAACCCGGATATGCAAAAAATCACACTGTTTGCAGTTGAAATTGCTGGTGGGGAAGCGTTGACGATTCGTTATCGCACCAACGCTGCTGCATTTGCAGTTGCAGGACTTGGTACATACATGGCTGTTGAGAGAGACGTCGCGCCACCACCAAATTTACTCCCGGCACAACCTGTTCCAGTGGCACCTCCTCCTCCGCCCGCAAAAGCAGTAGCACCGATCAAGGCACCTGGATTCTAATGAGTCATTCTTCATTCTGCCCAGTCGGAATACTTTGAACTGGCGGCTCTACCTTTTTCCCCTGCTGATCGTTGGACTTTAAAATCAACGGTGCACCTGGAATATATTGTTCCGGCGGTTTACCATCTTTGACCCGTCGATGTTTCGCAAATCGAGCCGAATATTCCTGGAGAATCTGTTGATGGCTTTTCCCTGACGATTCGAGAATAACTCGGTCTGCTCTTGCCATCAGACGTAACCAGAACTGATCTGCGGGCAACATTCTGACACCAAGTCCAGTTTCATTTTCCAGCTTGTAGCCCATGAAGTTGTGTTGCCAGGGAAGCGTTTGCATGACACACACCACAAAGCCACTGATCATGTAACCTGTTATGGCACCAAAGACAAGCCCACCAATCTGCGACCATTTGCCGGGGAAATACAGTTCTCGGTTGGCAAAATACTGGCAGGCAAACCTCAAACCAAGTAACGTGGGTAAAAAGATGATGCTGAGGGCGACAGCATCCTCATAACCTTCCAGTGATCCACCCTGAAAACTGCTTTCCAGTTCATTCGCAAGCACTGGCCAACAGTGGAACGCAAGCACACCCGCGAAAAA is a genomic window containing:
- a CDS encoding nucleotide sugar dehydrogenase, with product MTTHLELLQQIQSKSIRVGVIGLGYVGLPLIRAFADAGLKTLGFDIDTRKVTALNSGQSYIRQIPDTDIQRMQSRGFEATDRYDRLGEVDVVLICVPTPLTESREPDLKYVEESTYAIAGQLRRGQLIVLESTTYPGTTRQVCQPILERTNLRAGHDFFLAFSPEREDPGNPKHGLASIPKIVGGCDLRSSELATALYQTIVPEVVTVSSAEVAEASKILENTYRAVNIALVNEMKMLYDRMDINVWEVIDAAKTKPFGFQAFYPGPGLGGHCIPIDPFYLTWLARKHGMNTRFIELAGEINTSMPEYVVAQVMDRLNDAGKALKGSKIMLLGMAYKKNVDDPRESPGFELMNLLLKKGAKVQYHDPYIPVLPKMRRWPHLRMESSPYQREILAAQDAVIVVTDHSDIDYQLLCDAAPLVIDTRNATKSCQHHNNVFRA
- a CDS encoding CvpA family protein; this translates as MLTILSLIVIAIAAYTLIQEGVFAAFCHAVNTFFAGVLAFHCWPVLANELESSFQGGSLEGYEDAVALSIIFLPTLLGLRFACQYFANRELYFPGKWSQIGGLVFGAITGYMISGFVVCVMQTLPWQHNFMGYKLENETGLGVRMLPADQFWLRLMARADRVILESSGKSHQQILQEYSARFAKHRRVKDGKPPEQYIPGAPLILKSNDQQGKKVEPPVQSIPTGQNEE